The following coding sequences lie in one Flavobacterium sediminis genomic window:
- a CDS encoding Crp/Fnr family transcriptional regulator, translating to MSLILDNISKHITLTEEEKALFLSKTKTIHAKAKTMLLNAGEKSRYTYFVNQGILRSFNVTDNIVEHVLSFACKDWWMGDMYSLISGKPGHLFIEVLEDAELVLLSREDQEDLFHQIPKLERFFRILVENSLVAHQERLMDNLGLTAEERYEKFCQKYPSLITSVAQKHIASYIGVTPEFFSKMKAKLLRNSSH from the coding sequence ATGAGTTTAATTTTAGATAATATTAGTAAACATATCACTTTGACAGAGGAAGAAAAAGCACTATTCTTATCTAAAACAAAAACCATTCATGCAAAAGCTAAGACCATGCTTTTAAATGCCGGAGAAAAAAGCCGGTATACTTATTTTGTAAACCAAGGTATTTTGAGAAGCTTCAATGTAACCGACAATATAGTGGAACACGTTTTAAGCTTTGCCTGTAAAGATTGGTGGATGGGCGACATGTATAGCTTAATCTCCGGAAAACCCGGCCATTTATTTATTGAAGTTCTGGAAGATGCCGAGTTGGTTTTACTTTCCCGTGAGGATCAGGAAGATCTATTCCATCAGATCCCGAAATTAGAACGCTTCTTTAGAATCTTAGTCGAAAACTCATTGGTAGCCCACCAAGAGCGTTTAATGGATAATTTAGGGCTAACTGCTGAAGAGCGCTACGAAAAGTTCTGTCAAAAATACCCTAGCTTAATTACTTCTGTTGCGCAAAAACACATTGCTTCTTATATTGGTGTAACACCTGAGTTCTTCAGCAAAATGAAAGCTAAACTACTCAGAAACAGCTCTCATTAA
- a CDS encoding M43 family zinc metalloprotease, giving the protein MSGYRFFGSSDLTSGNFYPPYDKGRTMTHEVGHFLGLRHIWGDGNCSVDDFCLDTPNAAAANYGCNTTDSCPDGQGNDMIENYMDYTDDLCMNIFTNDQKLRILAVMDNSPRRVSLKTSPTSAPIPLFANDAEVKIENYCTGGLVTQHIKYSFTIEELLILLQQP; this is encoded by the coding sequence GTGTCTGGGTATAGATTTTTCGGCAGCTCTGATCTTACTTCGGGTAATTTCTATCCGCCTTATGATAAAGGAAGAACAATGACTCATGAGGTTGGTCATTTTTTGGGATTACGCCATATTTGGGGCGACGGTAATTGTTCGGTAGATGATTTCTGTTTGGATACTCCGAATGCCGCCGCCGCTAATTACGGTTGCAATACGACCGATTCCTGTCCGGATGGACAAGGAAACGATATGATTGAAAACTATATGGATTATACAGATGATTTATGCATGAACATTTTTACAAATGATCAGAAATTAAGGATCTTGGCAGTCATGGATAATTCGCCCAGAAGAGTTTCTTTAAAAACATCCCCTACCAGTGCTCCGATACCTTTATTCGCTAATGATGCTGAGGTGAAAATTGAAAACTATTGTACCGGAGGGCTTGTAACCCAACACATAAAATACTCCTTTACAATAGAGGAACTTCTGATCTTACTGCAGCAACCTTAA
- a CDS encoding pirin family protein has translation MKNAVLHKADSRGYANHGWLKSFHTFSFANYYNPERVNFGVLRVLNDDTVDPGMGFGTHPHENMEIISIPLEGDLKHKDSMGNTTVIKHGDIQVMSAGTGVMHSEYNKNKDALVKFLQIWVFPNQRNVAPRYDQITLNVADRHNKLQQIVSPNPDDAGVWLHQNAWFNMGNFDKDTTTEYKVHDAKNGLYVFVLKGEITVGEQKLTTRDGYGIWDFDTVTIKADSNAEFLLMEVPMY, from the coding sequence ATGAAAAATGCAGTTTTACATAAAGCCGATAGCAGAGGGTATGCTAACCATGGATGGCTTAAAAGCTTTCACACGTTTAGCTTTGCTAATTACTACAACCCGGAACGCGTCAACTTTGGTGTTCTAAGAGTTCTTAATGATGACACTGTAGATCCGGGGATGGGATTCGGAACACATCCTCATGAAAACATGGAGATCATTTCCATTCCGCTTGAAGGAGATCTGAAACACAAAGACAGCATGGGCAATACCACGGTAATTAAACACGGGGACATACAAGTCATGAGCGCCGGAACCGGAGTAATGCACAGTGAATACAATAAGAACAAAGACGCTTTGGTTAAATTCCTTCAAATATGGGTTTTTCCAAACCAAAGAAATGTAGCTCCACGTTACGATCAAATCACATTAAATGTAGCTGACAGACATAATAAATTACAACAAATCGTATCTCCGAATCCTGATGATGCCGGGGTTTGGCTCCATCAGAATGCTTGGTTCAATATGGGAAATTTTGATAAAGATACCACAACCGAATATAAAGTACATGATGCGAAAAACGGTTTGTATGTTTTTGTATTAAAAGGAGAAATAACCGTCGGAGAACAGAAATTAACAACAAGGGATGGCTACGGAATCTGGGATTTTGATACTGTAACGATAAAAGCCGACTCAAATGCGGAATTCCTTTTAATGGAAGTCCCCATGTATTAA
- a CDS encoding zinc metalloprotease, giving the protein MKKKYFLLLFSVSLFFSNAQESMEKKPKFFGKEIAADKISSSGYIKCITDEYEQYLQERNSGRLTNDKFEEWLAPLIERYKNSRQLLSPTQVIYIPVVVHVIHNGDPYGTEENITDEQVESQITVMNQDFRKMTGTPGYNSNPVGADIMVEFVLAKVDPNGNPTNGIDRVNMCQESWSTSAIDDYVKPNTIWDPNLYMNMWSVNFSSGSLLGYATFPSGQDLTV; this is encoded by the coding sequence ATGAAGAAGAAATACTTTTTGTTGCTTTTTTCGGTGAGTTTATTTTTTTCAAATGCTCAGGAGTCAATGGAAAAAAAGCCTAAATTTTTCGGAAAAGAAATAGCAGCCGATAAAATAAGTTCATCCGGATATATAAAATGTATAACAGATGAATATGAACAATATTTACAAGAGAGAAATTCCGGTAGATTAACTAACGATAAGTTTGAAGAATGGTTGGCTCCGCTCATTGAAAGATATAAAAATAGCAGACAGTTACTTAGCCCTACCCAAGTTATTTATATTCCGGTAGTAGTTCATGTTATTCATAACGGAGATCCTTACGGAACGGAAGAGAATATTACAGACGAGCAGGTAGAATCTCAAATTACAGTAATGAATCAGGATTTTAGAAAGATGACAGGTACTCCGGGCTATAATTCAAATCCTGTAGGTGCAGATATAATGGTAGAATTTGTCTTAGCAAAAGTAGATCCGAACGGAAATCCTACAAACGGAATTGATCGCGTTAATATGTGTCAGGAGTCATGGTCTACATCAGCTATCGACGATTACGTTAAGCCAAATACTATTTGGGATCCGAATCTGTATATGAATATGTGGTCTGTTAATTTTTCAAGTGGTAGCCTTTTAGGATATGCAACTTTTCCTTCGGGTCAGGACTTGACGGTTTAA
- a CDS encoding YceI family protein: MAKTNWTIDTTHSKVGFKVKHMMFTNVSGKFNTYDATIETDEDDFTKAAIAFSADINSVDTNNDDRDNHLKSADFFDGEKFPKLSFKATSLASKGDDYELTGDLTIKDVTKAVTLPAEFSGLMKDPWGNTKAGLNVYGKINRKDFGLNWNAALETGGVLVGEEVKFEIELQLLKQ; encoded by the coding sequence ATGGCTAAGACAAATTGGACAATCGACACAACCCACTCAAAAGTAGGTTTTAAAGTAAAACACATGATGTTTACTAATGTTTCCGGTAAATTCAATACTTATGATGCTACAATTGAAACAGACGAAGACGATTTTACAAAAGCAGCTATTGCTTTTTCGGCAGACATTAATTCTGTTGATACAAACAACGATGACCGAGACAATCACTTAAAAAGTGCTGACTTTTTTGATGGCGAAAAATTCCCGAAACTAAGTTTTAAAGCAACTTCTTTAGCTTCTAAAGGTGACGATTACGAACTAACCGGAGACCTGACTATTAAAGATGTTACTAAAGCCGTAACCCTACCGGCTGAATTCAGCGGATTGATGAAAGATCCTTGGGGAAATACAAAAGCAGGACTAAATGTCTATGGAAAAATTAACCGTAAAGATTTCGGACTAAACTGGAATGCAGCTCTTGAAACCGGTGGTGTTCTGGTAGGAGAAGAAGTCAAATTCGAAATCGAATTACAATTACTTAAACAATAA
- a CDS encoding tail fiber domain-containing protein, protein MTMLVKAQVGINTTVPKAALDIVAVDDGILIPRVALVNTTTATVITPTESELVYNTTTTADVTPGYYYWDGTKWIRFTTSTDGVSWLVNGNTGINDANFLGTINNTALNFKVNAQKAGRIGIATDGSTFLGYQAGANDDLSDNKNTFLGYQSGFNNTTGIRNTGAGYQALYNNTTGVYNTAKGFQSLYSNTTGSWNTALGYGALYFNTTGVYNTAGGYQSLYSNSTGSNNTANGNGALFSNTTGGSNTAEGSYALYSNSTGSNNTAAGYQALRSNSTGSENTAAGTQALRGNTTGSWNTASGYGALYSNDTGSWNMASGVQSLFSNTTGANNTASGYWALYSNTTGGNNTATGSQTLRNNTTGNWNTANGSQALYNNNIGSGNTALGDSAMRWNTSGGSNTAVGNQALYANTIGGGNTANGVQALNSNTTGGNNTGVGYWALYANTTGEYNTAAGTQSLRSNVSGSFNVAGGYGALYRNVDGMWNTAQGTQSLYNNVSGRYNTAIGYQALSSVTSGGNNIGVGYDAQVPSATADNQVQIGNTNITYAGIQVGWTITSDKRWKENIQLSDLGLTFIKDLKPVKYTRKNDLSHKTEYGFIAQEVEKSLINCNVQNTGMITIGDDGMYGVRYNDLLSPLVKAVQEQQAIIEKQESEIDNLKQIVETLLKEVSSLKKEKL, encoded by the coding sequence ATGACTATGTTAGTCAAGGCTCAGGTTGGAATAAATACAACTGTACCTAAAGCAGCATTAGATATTGTAGCTGTAGATGACGGAATTTTAATTCCGAGAGTAGCATTGGTAAATACGACTACAGCAACAGTAATAACTCCCACCGAATCAGAATTAGTGTATAACACGACAACAACGGCTGATGTAACTCCCGGATATTATTATTGGGACGGTACAAAATGGATCCGATTCACAACGAGTACAGATGGTGTGAGTTGGCTTGTTAACGGGAATACAGGGATTAATGATGCTAATTTTTTGGGAACGATTAATAACACAGCATTGAATTTTAAAGTGAATGCACAGAAAGCAGGACGGATCGGAATTGCCACTGACGGAAGTACTTTTTTAGGGTATCAGGCAGGTGCTAATGATGATCTGTCAGACAATAAAAATACTTTTTTAGGATATCAGTCCGGTTTTAACAACACAACAGGGATAAGAAATACCGGGGCAGGGTATCAGGCTTTATATAATAATACGACCGGAGTTTATAACACGGCTAAAGGATTTCAGTCATTATATAGTAACACCACAGGATCATGGAATACAGCTTTAGGATATGGAGCTTTGTATTTTAATACCACCGGAGTATATAATACCGCTGGAGGATACCAGTCGTTATATAGTAATAGTACAGGTTCTAATAATACAGCAAATGGTAATGGAGCCTTATTCAGTAATACAACTGGTGGAAGTAATACAGCGGAAGGGAGTTATGCTTTGTATAGTAACAGTACTGGTTCAAATAATACAGCAGCTGGGTATCAGGCTTTGAGAAGCAATTCAACAGGCTCAGAGAATACGGCCGCCGGGACACAAGCATTGAGGGGAAACACTACCGGATCATGGAATACAGCTTCAGGATATGGAGCATTATATAGTAATGATACAGGCTCTTGGAATATGGCTAGCGGAGTACAATCATTATTCAGCAATACTACAGGAGCTAATAATACGGCAAGTGGTTATTGGGCACTTTATAGTAATACGACCGGAGGAAATAATACAGCGACAGGAAGTCAGACATTGAGAAATAATACAACAGGGAATTGGAATACAGCCAATGGTAGTCAAGCTTTATATAATAATAATATAGGATCCGGCAATACAGCGTTAGGCGATTCCGCTATGCGATGGAATACTTCTGGCGGAAGTAATACAGCAGTAGGGAATCAGGCATTATATGCCAATACTATTGGAGGAGGTAATACAGCTAACGGTGTACAGGCTCTTAATAGCAATACTACAGGAGGGAATAATACAGGTGTCGGATATTGGGCATTATATGCTAATACTACAGGAGAATATAATACAGCCGCCGGAACACAATCGCTTAGAAGTAATGTATCAGGCTCCTTTAATGTTGCCGGAGGATATGGAGCATTATATAGAAATGTAGATGGAATGTGGAACACAGCTCAAGGAACACAATCATTGTATAATAATGTTTCGGGAAGATATAATACAGCAATAGGCTATCAGGCATTGTCAAGTGTTACATCAGGCGGTAATAATATTGGTGTGGGCTACGATGCTCAAGTTCCTTCTGCAACAGCAGATAATCAGGTGCAAATTGGGAATACGAATATAACTTATGCAGGGATACAGGTAGGGTGGACAATTACTTCCGATAAAAGATGGAAAGAAAATATTCAACTTTCTGATTTGGGGTTAACTTTCATTAAGGATCTTAAGCCGGTCAAGTATACACGTAAGAATGATTTAAGTCATAAAACGGAGTATGGGTTTATAGCACAAGAGGTGGAAAAGAGTTTAATCAATTGTAATGTGCAAAATACAGGGATGATCACTATCGGAGACGATGGTATGTATGGAGTGCGTTACAATGACTTATTATCACCTTTGGTAAAAGCGGTTCAGGAGCAACAAGCAATTATTGAAAAACAGGAGAGTGAGATAGACAATCTGAAACAAATAGTAGAGACTTTGTTAAAAGAAGTAAGCTCTTTGAAGAAAGAAAAATTGTGA